The Ursus arctos isolate Adak ecotype North America unplaced genomic scaffold, UrsArc2.0 scaffold_28, whole genome shotgun sequence genome has a window encoding:
- the SLC51B gene encoding organic solute transporter subunit beta: MDHSEGVIPAPASTAAPQELLEEMLWFFRVEDASPWNYSIFALVGVVGVISFVLLGRSIQANRNQKLLGKNKPEEQTPEVQDEAEAETRDDNNLNILRETLLSEKHNLAQVETELKEGDVPPVLLPDPQESET, translated from the exons ATGGACCACAGTGAGGGGGTCATCCCAGCCCCAGCCAGTACCGCGGCACCTCAGGAACTGCTGGAAGAAATGCTTTGGTTTTTTCGGGTAGAGGATG CATCTCCTTGGAATTATTCCATCTTTGCCCTGGTGGGCGTGGTGGGTGTGATAAGCTTCGTCCTCCTGGGAAGGAGCATCCAGGCAAACAG aaATCAAAAGCTCCTGGggaaaaacaaaccagaagagCAAACTCCAGAAGTCCAAGACGAGGCTGAGGCTGAAACCAGAGATGACAATAACCTGAACATCCTAAGAGAGACTTTGCTCTCAGAAAAGCACAATTTAGCCCAGGTGGAAACGGAGTTAAAAGAGGGAGACGTGCCACCGGTTCTCCTTCCAGACCCACAGGAATCGGAGACCTAG